In a genomic window of Agarivorans albus:
- the hisC gene encoding histidinol-phosphate transaminase, whose protein sequence is MSVTLLARKKIQALVPYQSARRIGGSGEVWLNANESPDVCDFSYEGDELNRYPEFQPEALINGYAAYAGVEPNQVLASRGADEAIEVLIRAFCEPNEDSITICAPTYGMYAVSAETIGVEIKTVALDANFDPDYAALAKIDSKIIFLCAPNNPTGNMLDEAKLCELLEAQKDKALVVVDEAYIEFCEELSVVKLLGGYDNLVITRTLSKAFALAGLRCGFTVAGREVIEVMSKVIAPYPIARPVAEIAAKALSQDGLKVMRERVARLNAIRSQAVEDLSKLNIVQEIFPATGNYILVRFDDSARVFKTLGEQGIVLRDFANKPRLENCIRISIGNQQEVAATVSAIQGLERT, encoded by the coding sequence ATGTCGGTTACATTATTAGCCCGCAAAAAGATTCAGGCGCTAGTGCCCTACCAAAGTGCTCGCCGAATTGGCGGCAGTGGTGAGGTGTGGCTAAACGCCAACGAAAGCCCAGATGTTTGTGACTTTAGTTACGAAGGCGATGAGCTAAACCGCTACCCAGAGTTTCAACCAGAAGCTTTAATTAACGGTTACGCTGCTTATGCAGGCGTAGAGCCAAATCAAGTGTTGGCTAGCCGCGGCGCCGATGAGGCGATTGAAGTACTAATTCGCGCATTTTGTGAACCGAACGAAGACAGCATTACCATTTGTGCCCCTACTTACGGCATGTATGCGGTAAGCGCCGAAACCATTGGTGTTGAGATAAAAACCGTTGCTCTAGATGCGAACTTTGATCCCGACTACGCGGCACTGGCAAAAATAGATAGCAAAATTATTTTCTTATGTGCACCCAACAACCCAACAGGCAACATGCTAGATGAAGCCAAGTTGTGTGAGTTGTTAGAAGCACAAAAAGATAAAGCGCTAGTTGTAGTAGACGAAGCCTATATTGAGTTTTGCGAAGAACTTAGCGTAGTGAAACTGCTCGGCGGCTACGACAACTTGGTGATTACTCGTACCTTATCTAAAGCCTTCGCTTTAGCTGGCTTACGTTGTGGCTTTACCGTTGCAGGTCGTGAGGTGATTGAAGTAATGAGCAAAGTGATTGCCCCTTACCCTATCGCCCGTCCAGTAGCAGAAATCGCAGCAAAAGCGTTAAGCCAAGATGGCTTAAAAGTTATGCGCGAACGAGTCGCTCGTTTAAACGCTATTCGTAGCCAAGCGGTTGAAGATTTAAGCAAACTTAATATTGTGCAAGAGATCTTCCCAGCTACCGGTAACTACATACTGGTACGTTTCGACGATTCAGCCCGTGTATTTAAAACATTGGGCGAGCAAGGCATTGTACTGCGTGATTTTGCCAATAAGCCGCGGTTAGAAAACTGCATCCGCATTAGCATTGGCAACCAGCAAGAAGTGGCCGCCACCGTATCAGCAATTCAAGGATTGGAGCGAACTTAA
- the hisD gene encoding histidinol dehydrogenase — MQTVIWKQLNSEQQLQVLSRPAVNSSTDIAGIVADVVSQVREQGDKALIDLAAKFDNTELSAVRISQQEIEAAEQGLSEEFKQAVAQAKANIEVFHQAQKPQPISLETQPGVRCEMHYAAIGNVGLYVPGGTAPLPSTVLMLAIPARIAGCKKVVLSSPPPIAPEILYTANLCGVDEVYAAGGAQAIAAMAYGTESVSKADKIFGPGNAFVTQAKQQVSGDHAGAAIDMPAGPSEVLVIADDKANPAFVAADLLSQAEHGPDSQVILVTTSEQQAEAVNQELARQLALLSRNNIADQALSHSTAIVVNDLAQAVQVSNLYGPEHLIVQTEQARDLLPEIENAGSVFLGEWTPESVGDYASGTNHTLPTYGYTRTYSSLGTLDFMKRFTVQELSQQGLKDLSRAVVPIANAEGLDAHRRAVTLRLGEEQ, encoded by the coding sequence ATGCAAACGGTAATTTGGAAGCAACTTAATTCAGAGCAACAACTACAGGTGCTGTCCCGCCCTGCGGTTAATAGCTCAACCGACATTGCCGGAATTGTTGCCGATGTAGTAAGCCAAGTTCGTGAACAAGGCGACAAAGCCCTAATCGATTTAGCTGCCAAGTTTGATAACACCGAACTTAGCGCTGTAAGAATATCTCAACAAGAGATAGAAGCAGCGGAGCAAGGTTTAAGTGAAGAATTTAAACAAGCTGTAGCGCAAGCCAAAGCTAACATTGAAGTTTTTCACCAAGCGCAAAAGCCACAGCCAATTAGCCTAGAAACCCAACCAGGGGTGCGTTGCGAAATGCACTACGCTGCCATTGGTAATGTGGGTTTATATGTGCCTGGAGGCACTGCGCCACTACCTTCCACGGTATTAATGTTAGCCATTCCTGCCCGCATTGCTGGCTGTAAAAAAGTGGTATTAAGCTCTCCACCACCCATTGCGCCAGAAATCCTTTATACCGCTAACTTATGTGGTGTAGACGAAGTTTACGCAGCAGGTGGCGCGCAAGCGATTGCAGCCATGGCCTATGGCACCGAGAGTGTTAGCAAGGCAGACAAAATATTTGGTCCTGGTAATGCTTTTGTAACGCAAGCCAAACAGCAAGTGAGCGGCGACCACGCTGGTGCCGCCATTGATATGCCAGCAGGCCCGTCTGAGGTGTTAGTTATCGCCGATGACAAAGCCAATCCGGCTTTTGTTGCTGCCGATTTGCTCTCGCAAGCCGAACACGGCCCAGATTCACAAGTAATCTTGGTGACAACTTCAGAGCAACAAGCCGAAGCGGTTAATCAAGAATTGGCTCGACAGTTAGCGCTGCTTAGTCGTAATAACATTGCCGACCAAGCCTTGTCGCACAGTACTGCCATTGTAGTGAACGACTTAGCCCAAGCAGTGCAAGTAAGTAACCTTTACGGCCCAGAGCACCTAATTGTTCAAACCGAGCAAGCACGTGATTTACTGCCAGAGATTGAAAATGCGGGTAGCGTATTTTTAGGTGAATGGACGCCAGAATCAGTAGGCGATTACGCCAGTGGCACCAACCACACCTTGCCTACTTACGGCTATACACGCACCTACTCTAGCCTTGGCACCCTAGACTTTATGAAACGTTTCACGGTTCAAGAGTTAAGCCAGCAAGGCCTAAAAGACTTAAGCCGTGCAGTAGTGCCTATAGCTAACGCAGAAGGGCTAGACGCTCACCGCAGAGCAGTTACTCTGCGCTTAGGCGAGGAGCAATAA
- the hisG gene encoding ATP phosphoribosyltransferase, with product MTEQKRLRIAIQKSGRLSDDSQALLKSCGMKINLRQQRLIAHSENMPVDLLRVRDDDIPGLVMDGVVDFGIVGENVLEEETMLRTAQNEPTECDILKRLDFGDCRFSLAVAEEFDYTGPQCLANKRIATSYPGILKRYLDEQGVPFSTCMLAGSVEVATRAGLADAICDLVSTGATLEANGLKEVEVIYRSQAVLIKSKNKLSDEHQELLDRLLMRMQGTMEAKESKYIMLHAPKTHLDQIVDLLPGSEHPTVLALAGDEDKVALHVVSTENLFWETMEKLKTLGASSILVMPIEKMLR from the coding sequence ATGACAGAGCAAAAACGACTACGCATCGCCATCCAAAAATCAGGACGTCTAAGCGATGACTCACAGGCACTATTAAAAAGCTGCGGAATGAAAATCAACCTCCGCCAACAACGCCTAATTGCCCACTCAGAAAACATGCCAGTAGATCTACTACGTGTGCGCGATGACGATATCCCAGGCCTAGTAATGGACGGTGTGGTTGATTTCGGTATCGTTGGCGAAAACGTACTAGAAGAAGAAACCATGTTGCGCACCGCGCAAAATGAACCTACCGAATGTGACATTCTAAAACGCTTAGACTTTGGTGATTGCCGCTTCTCTCTAGCAGTAGCAGAAGAGTTTGATTACACCGGTCCGCAATGTTTAGCCAACAAACGCATTGCCACTAGCTACCCAGGTATTCTTAAGCGCTACTTAGACGAACAAGGCGTACCGTTTTCAACTTGTATGTTGGCAGGCTCGGTTGAAGTAGCCACTCGCGCTGGCTTAGCTGATGCAATTTGTGACTTGGTATCTACCGGCGCAACTTTAGAAGCAAACGGCCTTAAAGAAGTAGAAGTAATTTATCGCTCACAAGCTGTTTTAATTAAATCTAAAAATAAGCTTAGTGACGAGCACCAAGAGCTGTTAGATCGCTTACTAATGCGTATGCAAGGCACCATGGAAGCCAAAGAAAGCAAATACATCATGCTACATGCGCCAAAAACACATCTTGACCAGATCGTTGACTTACTGCCAGGCAGTGAGCACCCAACTGTATTGGCGCTTGCTGGCGACGAAGATAAAGTAGCCCTGCATGTAGTAAGTACCGAGAACCTGTTCTGGGAAACCATGGAGAAGCTAAAAACCTTAGGTGCTAGCTCTATCCTAGTCATGCCAATCGAGAAGATGTTGAGATAA